In Desulfotomaculum sp., the genomic stretch ATAAGGATAGGTTCGGAGCCTCGTGTGTTTGCCTCTATTCGCAATTTGGCAATCAGTCTTTTGAATCTGCATGGATTAAAGAAAATTGCCAGCACCATACGTAAATTTGGGTGGAATCAAGAGCTTGCTCTATCACTGATTGGCGTTTAGCGTGACTTTGCCGAAGACCTGGGTTTCACCAGTTGCTTGTCCTTCGTAATGGCTGTTGAGAGGAACTAAAAACTGATCTCTAAGATTTTCTTCATCCATTTCTTTAAAAGCCTGTGGACTTCTCTCTAACAATACTGCAGTCCGTTTAATAATACTTATAATGTTATCATATTCTTCCAATTCAAGGACAGGTTCTGGAACATATGGTTGAGAACTTGCAATAATAGTCCTTTGTGGAAGTTTTCTTCGTATTTCCGGTGCTACATAGGTAAGCGGATTATTCTCCCTTTTCTTTAATGGAAAACCTAATGCTGCAACTAAATTCTGGTCTTTAAGTATTTTATTTTTTCTAGCTTCGATTCGGCCTTTTGCTTTTTCTGGAAGACCAATATTCCATCCTTTAAGGTCCCCAATACTCCACTCAATATATTTTTTTTCATAACTTGGGGGCGGCCCCGTCCTGATTTGCCTGCCGTCGATGAACAAAGCATCGGAGATACCCTATTCCAGGAATGCTTTTCCATCGAATGTATCTACTTCGTAAAAGACCATCTTATACCCAAACTCAGCCGCCGCTCTCTTCGCCCGTTTATAGACCAGGTTTTGAGCGGGGCACCACCCGTTCTTGAAGGCAGTAACGACCACTTTGCCGGGCATCGCCTCCGGTTTCTTCTTCTGCCTGACTAATTTGGGGGGCGCGGCCTGCTCAGTGAACGGTTTCCACAGCAACTCCTGGATGCCTGCCCGATCAACCTTCCGGTAACCGTGCTTTTTGAACCAGGATGCCTTCATCCAAAACGGAAATGAGATGCCCCAGGCAACAATTCCTTTTGCTCCCAGGCTTTTGGCGTCTTCCTCCGCTGCATAAAGCAGGGCCTCGCCCATCCCCTTTTTTCTGTTGTCCTTTGACAAGCTGTTCTTGTATTCATCTTTTTTGCATTGCGCCTGGCTTATTTTTTCCGCACCGGGAATTGCACCTCGGTCAGCAATTCGTTCTCGGAGACTTCCCCAGGATCGTTTATATATATTTCCATAGGCGCTCCAACTACCTCGTAACCGTTTTTCATAATATATTCCATTAAAGCTTTATACACCGGTTCTATTTCTTTGTAGGGACCTTTATGGATGGTGGCAAGAACTTGTTGCGCAGGGACCTTCTTGATTCTTATCCGGCCTTCTTCCCCGACTTCTCCAACAACTGGTACTCCTGCCTCATACTCCATTTCTTCCGGGGCTACTTTTTCCGGGTTGGGGTAGATGGAAAGTGGCGGCCCAGCCATCCGCAGACCTTTCTTCATCACCCACGTTAAGATTTCTCCGAACGGTATGCCCATTTCTTCCGCCGGGCCTGTCTGAGCAATATAGGCTATTTGTTTTTCTTCGATTGTTTTTAATTCTATTTTCATGGTAAACGAACTCCTTTAATTTAAGCTTTTTGAAACATTATCGTTTCGGATTATCCGGAGATTATTCCTGTCACACCCGGTTCACCTCCCTATTTTTTATTCTCGCGCCGTTTTAAAACCCTGTTTACTTTTTTGATTATACAGAAATAAACCTGACATCAGTATGTCACGTTTATTTCACCCATAAAATTATTAAAGAATTTTTTTCTATTCGTACAGCTTAGTTATCTTTGCTGCTGCTGCTTCCTTTATCCTCTGCCTTGGACTGACTGGTTCCAGAACTTCGACGTGATCTCCAAAACTTAAAATGAAGCCGTACAACCAAGTGGCTCTTTCTTTATTCAAGGCGCAACCCCTATTATAAGTAAAGGAACGGGTGGATTATTTCTGCCATGTCTAAGTACGTTATAGACTTCCCCTTTCATAATATGCAATCCCTGTTGACATTTCTGACTGCATAGACTTCATGGGTAAAACTTCTATCCCAACATTTATTACACCACCACTGTAAAATAATAAATGCTTTACAAACAAGTCATAAGCCACGAATGCATACTTTCCAAACTGAACTTCTATGGTAATATTATCTTTTACAAAATCTGTCTGTTTATATGAGTAAATCGGAGAAGTAAATCCTTTTTCAATTAGAAACTCCTTTTGTCTTTCTAAAGAC encodes the following:
- a CDS encoding AraC family transcriptional regulator, producing MKIELKTIEEKQIAYIAQTGPAEEMGIPFGEILTWVMKKGLRMAGPPLSIYPNPEKVAPEEMEYEAGVPVVGEVGEEGRIRIKKVPAQQVLATIHKGPYKEIEPVYKALMEYIMKNGYEVVGAPMEIYINDPGEVSENELLTEVQFPVRKK